Genomic window (Campylobacter sp. RM16704):
TAGAGGTGATAAAGATATGCAAAGTGTTTATGAATACAAAAAAGGCGAAATTTATGGGTAAAATATAACAAAAAAACTCCTTTTATTTTTATGATAATTTAATTATTGTTTTGATATTTTTTTATCACAGATTATTGAAAAATTTAAAGGAGTTATTTTGGAATTTACTATACTCGTTTTACTAGCAGCTTCTATATTGCTAATACTCATTAAACCTGAAAAAGAAAAATTAATTTTTGGAATTTTTCTTTGTGGTGCTTTATTAAACTACTTTATGTATTTAGTAGCAAGCTTTAACTCTATTATCCCAAGTGGTAATTGGTAAGGAGAAAAAATATGAATACTTATTTAAGCAAAAATGATCAATATTTTTATCTTTTTATGACTACTGCTGTTTTACTTATTTTAGCAATACCGGTAGGTTTTGCAAATATGTATTTGGGATATTTCCATAATGAATCCCCTTGCACATTATGTTGGTTTGAACGTATTGGTATGATAGTAATTGGTGTTCTTGGAATGCTTATATTACGCTATGGCCCTCAAATAAAATATATTGTATGTGTATTTTTATTTGCTGGATATGGGATTTATATGGGAATTCGTCATACGGCTAGTTGGTGGCAAAGAGATATTGGTATAGGTTTAGGGGATAAATTAGTAGGAGCACATACTTATACTTGGGCTGTTGTAGTGTATTGGTGCGTTGTTGTTGTAATGGGACTTGCTTTACTTTTTATAAGAAAAAATAGTTCTATGATGGAAGATCTTGCTAATAAAGAAATAAAAGTTAAACCTTTAAGTGCCTATTCTAAATTTGTTATTGTTATATCTTTTGTAGTAGTTTGTTCTAATGCTTTTCAAGCTTTAATTATCAATGGTTTGCCTCCATATACAGGAAAATCCAACCCTGATCGTTTGACTTTTGATATGAGCATTATGAGTAAAACATGGACAATGGATGTTTGGAAAAGACTTGGTGATTTTAGTCTTTTAGGAAAAAATGTTCCAGAAGATGTTTTTATTAAAGATTTAGTTGAACCAAAAAATTTAAGTTTTGATAAAAATGCTTCAAATGGAGCTTTTGAAATTACTAAAAATATAGAATTTTTAGATAGTCAAGAAATAAACATACCTGAACTTAAAAAATTCAAAAATATCAATGCTATAGCTTATAACAAAAACAACGATGAATTTGCTTTAGTAACAAATGAAATGGCTGTATCTTACACTAAAGATTTCAAAGAATCAACTGGCTTTGTTTTATTTGATAAAACCAATGGAAATGATATGAGATACATTGCAGATGCCACATTCATAGGAAATAAATTTGTCATTGGAGCATCAAATAAAACTTTTGCTGGAACAGAAAAAACAGATAAACCTATTGATGAAATGCTAGAATGGCAAACCTTTAAAGAAACTACAAAAGGTATAGCTCCTGCATTTTACACTAAAAAAGGCGAAAGCTGGTATGAGCCTTCTAGAAAGTATGTTTTAACTATAAGAGCTAAGCAAAATTATGTACATTCTTATGCTAATGATGGACAATTTTTGTATTTAATTACAGTCCCAAATAAATTTAGCAAAAAACTTATTCTTTCTTATGCAAGTACCAAAGATTATTTATTAAGTGGAGAAAAAGTTTTAAGTGTCGGTGAAAATTTAAAAATAAAAGAAGGTAAAAACATTAATGATTATTATATCGTTGGAGCAGATATTATCGGTGATAAAATGTTAGCATTGAGCTTACGCTATAACACACTTCTTGTAATTGATTATAAAAACGCAAAAATCATTGATGCTTACGAAATCAATGGTCTTGACAATCCAAAATCACTTGCAATTAAAAACGATATGATTTATGTACTAGATCGCAACAACGAAAATAAAGACATAATCAAAATTTATAAAAGTCCTTTATAAAATTAAAATCTAGTGGTAAGATTTATCACTAGAT
Coding sequences:
- a CDS encoding disulfide bond formation protein B, coding for MNTYLSKNDQYFYLFMTTAVLLILAIPVGFANMYLGYFHNESPCTLCWFERIGMIVIGVLGMLILRYGPQIKYIVCVFLFAGYGIYMGIRHTASWWQRDIGIGLGDKLVGAHTYTWAVVVYWCVVVVMGLALLFIRKNSSMMEDLANKEIKVKPLSAYSKFVIVISFVVVCSNAFQALIINGLPPYTGKSNPDRLTFDMSIMSKTWTMDVWKRLGDFSLLGKNVPEDVFIKDLVEPKNLSFDKNASNGAFEITKNIEFLDSQEINIPELKKFKNINAIAYNKNNDEFALVTNEMAVSYTKDFKESTGFVLFDKTNGNDMRYIADATFIGNKFVIGASNKTFAGTEKTDKPIDEMLEWQTFKETTKGIAPAFYTKKGESWYEPSRKYVLTIRAKQNYVHSYANDGQFLYLITVPNKFSKKLILSYASTKDYLLSGEKVLSVGENLKIKEGKNINDYYIVGADIIGDKMLALSLRYNTLLVIDYKNAKIIDAYEINGLDNPKSLAIKNDMIYVLDRNNENKDIIKIYKSPL